A single region of the Triticum dicoccoides isolate Atlit2015 ecotype Zavitan chromosome 2B, WEW_v2.0, whole genome shotgun sequence genome encodes:
- the LOC119363678 gene encoding 40S ribosomal protein S15, protein MADVDVDTEVAAGAQPKKRTFRKFSYRGVDLDALLDMSTDDLVQMFPARARRRFKRGLKRKPMALVKKLRKAKKDAPAGEKPEPVRTHLRNMIIVPEMIGSLIGVYNGKTFNQVEIKPEMIGHYLAEFSISYKPVKHGRPGIGATHSSRFIPLK, encoded by the exons ATG GCGGACGTCGACGTTGACACGGAGGTGGCCGCGGGCGCGCAGCCGAAGAAGAGGACGTTCCGCAAGTTCAGCTACCGTGGCGTGGATCTCGATGCCCTCCTCGACATGTCCACTGACGACCTTGTCCAGATGTTCCCCGCTCGCGCCCGCAGAAG GTTCAAGAGGGGTCTCAAGAGGAAGCCCATGGCGCTCGTCAAGAAGCTGCGCAAGGCG AAAAAGGATGCTCCTGCTGGTGAGAAGCCTGAGCCAGTGAGGACACATCTCCGCAACATGATCATTGTCCCTGAGATGATTGGCAGCCTTATCGGTGTCTACAATGGCAAGACCTTCAACCAGGTTGAGATTAAGCCTGAGATGATTGGCCATTACCTTGCAGAGTTCTCTATCTCCTACAAGCCAGTGAAGCACGGTAGGCCCGGTATCGGTGCCACACACTCTTCCCGGTTCATCCCTCTTAAATGA